The following proteins come from a genomic window of Flavobacteriaceae bacterium MAR_2010_188:
- a CDS encoding 16S rRNA (cytosine1402-N4)-methyltransferase has product MITMEYHNPVLLKESVDGLDIKKNGTYVDVTFGGGGHSKEILKRLGEEGLLIAFDQDKDSLENEIDDERFILINENFRYIKRFLKFYKIEKVDGILADFGVSSHQFDVPERGFSTRFDSDLDMRMNQTDKVSAFEIINNYDEAQLTAILKNYGELRQSPAMARAIVHSRKEQPIKTSGQLKNVLAKFLNHKQENKVLAQIYQAIRIEVNQEIQALKEFLQQTEEILAEGGRLSCISYHSLEDRLVKRFIRNGMFEGEPERDMYGNFEVPFKKVVNLLVPSKEEIRQNSRARSAKLRIAERI; this is encoded by the coding sequence ATGATAACGATGGAATATCATAACCCAGTCTTGCTCAAAGAAAGCGTCGACGGCCTCGATATCAAAAAAAACGGCACCTATGTAGACGTCACTTTTGGCGGCGGCGGTCATAGTAAGGAAATATTAAAACGTTTAGGGGAAGAAGGACTGTTGATCGCTTTTGATCAAGACAAGGATTCCTTGGAAAATGAAATTGACGATGAACGTTTCATCTTAATAAATGAAAACTTTAGGTATATCAAGCGGTTTCTAAAATTTTACAAGATTGAAAAGGTAGATGGAATTCTTGCGGATTTTGGTGTTTCATCCCACCAATTCGATGTTCCTGAAAGAGGATTTTCTACCCGGTTTGATTCTGATTTGGATATGAGGATGAATCAGACGGATAAAGTTTCGGCCTTTGAAATCATTAATAATTATGACGAAGCGCAGTTAACTGCAATCCTGAAAAATTATGGAGAGCTAAGACAATCACCAGCAATGGCAAGGGCAATAGTTCACTCAAGAAAAGAGCAACCGATAAAAACGAGCGGGCAGTTAAAGAATGTGTTGGCCAAGTTTTTAAACCATAAGCAAGAGAATAAGGTGTTGGCGCAAATCTATCAAGCGATACGGATTGAAGTAAACCAAGAAATACAAGCGCTAAAGGAATTTCTTCAGCAAACAGAAGAAATCCTTGCTGAAGGAGGCCGATTGAGCTGTATTTCTTATCACTCTTTAGAAGATCGGTTGGTTAAAAGATTTATTAGAAACGGAATGTTTGAAGGTGAACCAGAGCGCGATATGTACGGGAATTTTGAAGTTCCATTTAAAAAGGTTGTCAACTTATTGGTGCCTTCAAAGGAAGAAATTAGGCAGAATAGCCGCGCTAGAAGTGCAAAGCTTAGGATTGCAGAACGCATATAA
- a CDS encoding cell division protein FtsI (penicillin-binding protein 3) → MAVTEKNILNRLYFVSGCMFIFMGAVIFKLITIQYVEGDKYRELAENRTVKEMTIPANRGNLYSSDGSLLATSIPKYDIRFDALTPTNTTFEKYVVALSDSLAKFYSKNSTEFQNKLRKSRTNKNRYVLIARNLSYSEYTRIRNFPLLNLGAFKGGLIVEQTTKREHPMGGIAQRTIGYERTDEEGNVTRPGIDGAFGSKYLRGTDGKRLKQKIGQGQWKPIADYNEIEPKNGLDVYTTLDVNIQDIAHHSLLGQLEYYEAEHGCVIVMEVKTGEIKAISNLGRNSEGFYYERLNYAVGESHEPGSTFKVMALAAALEDNVIDTSTIVDTKLGSKRFYGRTISDSRGHGKISAARALEVSSNIGLATIIDEHYSSQPEKFLNHFKKWRLDQPLGISIIGEGKPDIPGPGHKKWSRNALPSMAYGYNLELTPLQTLTFYNAIANDGEMVKPRFIEAVKEFDDDIETFEKEVMIKKILSDKTLGEIQEILKNVVKSGTGKSLYSKTFSMAGKTGTARVEYWMDDWSENKRYISSFAGYFPAENPKYSCIVVIHKPSTKKGFYGADVSGPVFKRIAQKIFTDTPITDEVAELDFKHLMVDSDYEKYYENSQNFKKVMPNVKGMPMMDALSLLENLGLDVRSEGVGLVKNQSIQEGQKISKHQEVVLGI, encoded by the coding sequence ATGGCAGTAACCGAAAAAAACATATTGAACAGATTGTACTTTGTATCTGGCTGCATGTTTATTTTTATGGGAGCTGTAATCTTCAAACTCATTACCATTCAATATGTTGAAGGTGATAAGTACCGAGAGCTAGCGGAAAATCGTACCGTAAAGGAAATGACAATTCCTGCCAACCGCGGTAATTTATATTCTTCCGATGGAAGTCTTTTGGCCACTTCAATCCCTAAATACGATATACGGTTTGATGCCTTAACGCCAACCAATACAACTTTTGAAAAATACGTGGTGGCCTTGAGTGATTCGCTTGCAAAATTCTACAGCAAGAACTCAACCGAATTCCAAAATAAACTTAGAAAATCGAGGACCAATAAGAACCGCTACGTCCTAATTGCAAGAAATCTGAGCTATAGTGAATACACTAGGATTAGAAATTTTCCACTGCTTAATCTGGGTGCTTTTAAAGGGGGTCTTATCGTAGAGCAAACAACTAAAAGAGAACATCCAATGGGCGGTATTGCCCAAAGAACTATTGGTTATGAAAGGACCGATGAAGAAGGAAATGTTACCCGACCAGGGATTGACGGTGCATTTGGCAGCAAATATCTCCGCGGCACAGATGGAAAACGATTAAAACAAAAAATCGGTCAAGGTCAATGGAAGCCAATTGCCGACTACAATGAAATTGAGCCAAAAAATGGTCTGGATGTCTACACCACTTTAGATGTGAATATTCAAGATATCGCTCACCATTCATTATTAGGTCAGTTAGAATATTATGAAGCAGAGCACGGCTGCGTAATTGTAATGGAAGTGAAAACGGGAGAAATTAAAGCAATTTCAAACTTAGGTCGGAACAGTGAAGGTTTTTATTACGAAAGATTGAACTATGCAGTTGGAGAAAGCCACGAACCAGGTTCTACCTTTAAAGTAATGGCTTTGGCTGCTGCTTTGGAAGATAATGTGATTGATACTTCCACTATTGTGGATACAAAATTAGGTTCAAAACGATTTTACGGCAGAACCATAAGCGATTCAAGAGGCCATGGTAAAATTTCGGCCGCCAGAGCTCTAGAGGTTTCCTCCAACATTGGTTTGGCGACGATTATTGATGAACATTACTCCTCTCAACCCGAAAAATTCCTAAATCATTTTAAGAAATGGAGGCTCGACCAGCCTTTAGGGATATCTATTATCGGGGAAGGGAAACCTGATATTCCTGGTCCCGGTCATAAAAAATGGAGCCGAAACGCGCTGCCCTCAATGGCCTATGGTTATAACTTGGAATTGACCCCGCTTCAAACGCTTACGTTTTACAATGCCATCGCTAACGATGGTGAAATGGTGAAACCTCGATTTATTGAGGCTGTAAAAGAGTTTGATGATGATATCGAAACCTTTGAGAAAGAAGTGATGATTAAAAAAATCCTTTCAGACAAAACCCTGGGAGAGATTCAGGAAATTCTTAAAAATGTGGTTAAAAGTGGAACTGGAAAATCTCTCTATTCCAAAACATTCTCAATGGCTGGCAAGACTGGCACAGCAAGAGTAGAATATTGGATGGATGATTGGAGCGAAAACAAGCGCTATATCTCTTCATTTGCGGGATATTTCCCTGCAGAAAACCCAAAATATTCTTGCATCGTTGTAATCCATAAGCCTAGTACAAAGAAAGGTTTTTATGGGGCTGATGTTTCCGGTCCAGTCTTTAAAAGAATAGCCCAAAAAATATTTACAGATACACCGATAACAGATGAAGTGGCAGAACTTGATTTCAAACACTTAATGGTCGATTCTGACTACGAGAAGTACTATGAGAATTCTCAAAATTTTAAAAAGGTAATGCCCAATGTTAAGGGAATGCCTATGATGGATGCACTTTCATTATTAGAGAATTTAGGGCTCGATGTTAGGTCCGAAGGGGTTGGTTTAGTAAAAAATCAATCCATACAAGAAGGACAAAAAATATCTAAACATCAAGAAGTAGTATTGGGTATATGA
- a CDS encoding UDP-N-acetylmuramoylalanyl-D-glutamate--2,6-diaminopimelate ligase, with protein MTHLLKDILYKVTLNSVIGNTNITIDKITFDSRKVTENDVFVAINGTEVNGHEFIATAIDKGAICIVCEVLPEIKVEGVTYIEVDNSQKALAVMAANFYGNPSENFQLIGVTGTNGKTTVATLLYKLFKKAGYKVGLLSTVTILVDNKVYKATHTTPDSLTINQYLREMNDEGVEFCFMEVSSHGIDQHRTTSLRFVGGIYTNLSHDHLDYHSTFAEYRDVKKSFFDNLPASSFALVNTDDRNGVVMLQNTKAKKFTYALKTYADYRAQVLENQFAGLLLKINGQEVWSRLIGNFNAYNVLAIYATADLLGLDQHEILRYISELDSVSGRFQYIISDEKITAIVDYAHTPDALKNVLETINNIRTKNEELITVVGCGGNRDKTKRPKMAHIASSLSTKAIFTSDNPRNEKAETIIEEMEKGVEPQNFKKVVSITDRQQAIRTACQLANPNDIILIAGKGHETYQEINGVKTEFDDFKMVKEILKQLQK; from the coding sequence ATGACGCACTTACTAAAAGACATACTATACAAGGTCACTTTAAATTCTGTAATCGGGAATACAAATATCACCATCGATAAAATCACCTTCGATTCTAGAAAGGTTACCGAAAATGATGTTTTTGTCGCAATTAATGGCACCGAAGTTAATGGTCATGAATTTATCGCAACTGCAATTGATAAAGGTGCTATTTGTATTGTTTGCGAGGTTTTACCAGAAATCAAGGTTGAAGGTGTTACCTATATAGAAGTTGATAATAGCCAGAAAGCATTAGCCGTAATGGCTGCCAATTTTTATGGAAACCCATCTGAAAATTTTCAGTTAATAGGTGTTACCGGAACAAATGGGAAAACCACGGTTGCAACCTTGCTTTACAAATTATTTAAAAAAGCTGGCTATAAAGTCGGATTGCTATCCACGGTAACCATTTTGGTGGATAATAAAGTTTATAAAGCTACCCATACAACCCCAGATTCATTGACCATCAATCAATATTTAAGGGAAATGAACGATGAGGGTGTAGAATTCTGCTTTATGGAAGTCAGTTCTCACGGAATTGATCAACATAGAACTACTTCATTAAGATTTGTTGGCGGTATTTACACCAATCTTTCTCACGACCATCTCGATTATCATTCAACGTTTGCAGAATATAGAGATGTCAAAAAAAGCTTTTTTGACAATTTGCCAGCTTCATCTTTTGCTCTAGTAAATACTGACGACAGAAATGGCGTGGTAATGCTTCAAAATACAAAGGCAAAGAAATTTACTTATGCACTTAAAACTTATGCTGATTACCGAGCTCAGGTTTTAGAAAATCAATTTGCAGGGCTATTATTAAAGATTAATGGTCAGGAAGTTTGGTCGAGATTGATAGGCAACTTCAATGCTTACAACGTTTTGGCAATCTATGCAACAGCGGACCTTTTAGGATTAGACCAACACGAGATACTTCGCTATATCAGTGAACTGGATAGCGTAAGTGGAAGGTTTCAGTATATTATTTCAGATGAAAAAATTACTGCAATAGTAGATTATGCACATACCCCTGATGCATTAAAAAATGTATTGGAGACCATCAATAATATCCGCACTAAAAATGAAGAACTGATTACGGTAGTCGGCTGTGGCGGAAACCGGGATAAAACTAAGCGACCAAAGATGGCGCATATTGCTTCAAGCTTAAGTACTAAGGCAATATTTACCAGCGATAATCCTCGAAATGAAAAAGCAGAAACCATCATAGAAGAAATGGAAAAAGGGGTAGAGCCTCAAAATTTTAAGAAAGTGGTTTCCATTACCGATAGACAGCAAGCTATAAGAACGGCTTGCCAATTGGCAAACCCAAACGACATCATCCTTATTGCCGGAAAAGGACATGAAACCTATCAAGAAATCAACGGAGTAAAAACTGAATTCGACGATTTTAAAATGGTCAAGGAAATATTAAAACAATTACAGAAATAA
- a CDS encoding Phospho-N-acetylmuramoyl-pentapeptide-transferase — protein MLYYLFEYLEKHYQLPGAGVFQYISFRAAMGIIFSLLISTIFGRKIITFLQKKQVGESIRDLGLQGQVEKAGTPTMGGLIIIIATLIPVLMFSKLDNIYIIMLLVTLIWMGLIGFIDDYIKVFKKNKQGLSGKFKVLGQVGLGIFVGGVMYYHGDVTIKEERVNPIEANGAITDTSIREFTPEEKSLKTTIPFVKNNEFDYSSLISWAGDDYKDFAWLIFIPIVIFIITAVSNGANLTDGIDGLAAGSSAIIVIVLALFAWISGNFIFSDYLNVMFIPRLGEVVIFIAAFIGALIGFLWYNTYPAQVFMGDTGSLTIGGVIAVIAIAVRKELLIPLLCGIFFAESLSVILQVSYFKYTRKKFGEGRRIFKMSPLHHHYQKTGYHESKIVTRFWIVGIFLAVLTVITLKLR, from the coding sequence ATGCTGTATTACCTATTTGAGTATTTAGAGAAACATTATCAGTTGCCTGGAGCAGGGGTATTTCAATATATCTCGTTTCGTGCGGCGATGGGTATCATTTTCTCACTCTTGATTTCCACAATTTTTGGACGTAAGATAATTACGTTTTTACAGAAAAAACAGGTTGGGGAGTCTATCCGTGATCTAGGACTTCAAGGTCAGGTAGAAAAAGCAGGAACTCCAACAATGGGTGGTCTGATTATCATTATTGCCACGCTAATTCCGGTTTTAATGTTCTCCAAACTAGATAACATTTATATTATTATGCTCCTGGTTACTTTAATCTGGATGGGGCTGATTGGTTTTATAGATGATTATATTAAGGTCTTTAAAAAGAACAAACAAGGTTTAAGCGGAAAGTTTAAAGTTCTTGGTCAAGTTGGTCTAGGAATTTTTGTGGGAGGGGTTATGTATTATCACGGCGATGTAACTATTAAAGAAGAAAGAGTTAATCCCATTGAAGCTAACGGGGCGATAACCGATACCTCAATCCGTGAATTTACACCAGAAGAAAAGTCATTAAAGACCACCATACCTTTTGTAAAAAATAATGAGTTCGATTACTCTAGCCTTATTTCATGGGCGGGAGATGACTACAAGGATTTTGCCTGGCTCATTTTTATCCCGATTGTAATTTTTATAATTACCGCAGTTTCTAATGGCGCGAACCTTACCGATGGCATCGATGGTTTGGCAGCCGGAAGCTCGGCGATAATAGTCATTGTTTTGGCACTTTTCGCGTGGATATCTGGAAACTTTATTTTCTCAGATTATCTCAATGTGATGTTTATTCCGCGGCTCGGCGAAGTGGTAATATTTATCGCGGCTTTTATTGGAGCATTGATCGGATTTCTTTGGTATAACACTTATCCGGCCCAAGTATTTATGGGAGATACCGGTAGTCTTACTATTGGTGGAGTTATCGCAGTGATTGCAATTGCGGTTAGAAAGGAATTGCTTATTCCATTATTGTGCGGAATCTTTTTCGCTGAGTCCTTATCGGTCATTTTGCAGGTAAGCTACTTTAAATATACTCGAAAAAAATTTGGTGAAGGCAGAAGGATTTTCAAGATGAGTCCCTTACATCACCATTATCAAAAAACAGGATACCACGAAAGTAAAATAGTCACCAGATTTTGGATTGTTGGGATTTTTCTAGCGGTTCTAACAGTTATAACCTTGAAGTTGAGGTAG
- a CDS encoding UDP-N-acetylmuramoylalanine--D-glutamate ligase, which translates to MDCWDFSSGSNSYNLEVEVEMAKEKLVILGAGESGVGSALLGKIAGFDVFVSDIGEIKEKYRDVLKNNGIEFEEKIHSEERILKADLIVKSPGIPEKVELIKKLRWEGIPMISEIEFASIYTDATIVGITGSNGKTTTASLTYHLLKNDLDVGLAGNIGDSFAKQILEHDYKNYVLEISSFQLDDIMDFHPHIAVITNITPDHLDRYDYKFENYIASKFRIVENQTKDDYLIYDGDDEVIEKWLSKNKIKSRLLPFSLKKTYENGAYLENEEITITIDNNKISMLTSSLKLQGNHNVKNAMAASTVAHLLKIRKQTIRESLESFQGVEHRLEHVVKINKVQYINDSKATNVNSTYYALESMDTPTVWIVGGEDKGNDYRELYQFVNEKVKAIICLGVDNAKLFENFGNMVDVIIETQYMSEAVKIAYKVAEAGDTVLLSPACASFDLFENYEDRGRQFKQAVRNL; encoded by the coding sequence TTGGATTGTTGGGATTTTTCTAGCGGTTCTAACAGTTATAACCTTGAAGTTGAGGTAGAAATGGCGAAGGAAAAATTAGTGATTCTTGGAGCGGGAGAGAGTGGAGTTGGGTCGGCTTTACTCGGTAAAATAGCAGGATTTGATGTCTTTGTTTCGGACATAGGAGAAATCAAGGAGAAATATAGGGACGTTCTTAAAAATAATGGGATTGAGTTTGAAGAAAAAATCCATTCGGAAGAAAGGATTCTTAAAGCTGATTTAATAGTGAAAAGCCCGGGAATTCCAGAAAAAGTGGAGCTGATAAAAAAGCTTCGATGGGAAGGAATACCCATGATTTCTGAAATAGAGTTTGCTTCGATTTATACGGATGCAACAATTGTGGGAATCACCGGAAGCAACGGCAAAACCACAACGGCATCGTTAACCTATCATCTATTAAAAAATGATTTGGATGTTGGCCTGGCCGGAAACATCGGCGACAGTTTTGCTAAGCAGATTTTAGAGCATGATTATAAGAATTATGTTTTGGAAATAAGCAGTTTTCAACTAGATGATATTATGGATTTTCACCCGCATATCGCAGTGATAACCAACATTACGCCCGACCATTTAGATCGGTACGATTACAAATTTGAAAACTATATAGCCTCAAAATTTAGAATCGTTGAAAATCAGACCAAGGATGATTATCTCATTTATGATGGAGATGATGAAGTCATAGAAAAATGGCTTTCAAAAAATAAAATAAAATCTAGGCTGCTGCCTTTCTCTCTGAAAAAAACCTATGAGAACGGTGCCTATCTAGAAAATGAAGAAATAACAATAACTATTGATAACAACAAAATATCTATGCTTACAAGCAGTTTAAAATTACAGGGAAATCACAATGTTAAAAATGCAATGGCTGCCTCAACCGTTGCTCACCTTTTAAAAATCAGAAAACAAACGATTAGAGAAAGTTTAGAAAGTTTTCAAGGAGTAGAACACAGGCTAGAACATGTTGTTAAAATCAATAAAGTTCAATATATAAACGATAGCAAGGCAACTAACGTTAATTCTACTTACTACGCATTAGAAAGTATGGATACTCCAACGGTTTGGATTGTTGGCGGTGAAGATAAAGGCAATGATTACCGAGAACTTTATCAATTTGTAAACGAAAAAGTTAAAGCGATAATATGTCTAGGGGTGGACAATGCTAAGTTGTTTGAGAATTTTGGAAATATGGTTGATGTAATCATAGAAACCCAATACATGAGCGAAGCAGTTAAAATCGCTTATAAAGTGGCCGAAGCAGGAGATACGGTTTTATTATCGCCTGCCTGTGCAAGTTTCGATTTATTCGAAAACTACGAAGACAGGGGAAGACAATTTAAGCAAGCTGTAAGAAACTTATAA
- a CDS encoding cell division protein FtsW translates to MKEIFSNLKGDKLIWAIAALLAIFSFLPVYSAASNLANLGGNSNTFSFFLKHFMHLVLGFAIMYGVHRVPYRYFRGLSIVMVPIVVVLLVVTLLQGTTIEGANASRWIQIPGVGMSFQTSTLAFVVLMVYVSRYLSKIKDKEIRFVDSILPLWIPVFFVLILILPANFSTTAIMFLMVMTLAFIGGYPIKYLLVIICTGIVALALFVLTAKSFPEVMPNRVDTWISRVESFSNGGDSDATYQIEKAKIAIASGGIQGVGPGKSIQKNFLPQSSSDFIFAIIIEEYGLIGGVILLMLYSWLLFRIVIVSQKSETVFGKLLVLGVGLPIIAQALINMAVAVELFPVTGQTLPLISSGGTSIWMTCLAMGIILSVSAKREEIMEREFFEDNPLEILSEAI, encoded by the coding sequence TTGAAAGAGATTTTCAGCAATTTAAAAGGAGATAAGCTAATCTGGGCAATAGCAGCCCTATTGGCCATATTTTCTTTTTTACCTGTTTATAGTGCGGCTAGTAATTTGGCGAATCTCGGCGGTAATAGCAATACCTTTTCATTTTTCTTAAAGCACTTTATGCATTTGGTTCTAGGTTTTGCGATAATGTATGGAGTGCATCGTGTTCCATATAGATATTTCAGAGGATTATCAATCGTAATGGTACCTATCGTTGTGGTGCTTTTGGTAGTAACCTTGTTGCAGGGAACAACTATTGAAGGAGCAAATGCCAGTAGATGGATTCAGATTCCTGGGGTGGGTATGTCTTTTCAGACATCAACTTTGGCGTTTGTGGTATTAATGGTCTATGTTTCGCGTTACCTCTCCAAGATTAAGGATAAGGAAATCCGATTTGTAGATTCAATTCTACCCTTGTGGATTCCAGTGTTTTTTGTTTTAATCCTAATTCTGCCGGCCAATTTCTCTACCACCGCAATTATGTTCTTAATGGTGATGACGCTTGCCTTTATAGGTGGTTATCCTATTAAATATTTATTAGTGATTATCTGTACAGGTATCGTAGCGCTAGCTTTGTTTGTGTTGACGGCAAAATCGTTCCCAGAAGTGATGCCTAACAGAGTTGATACCTGGATCAGTAGAGTTGAAAGTTTTAGTAATGGAGGAGATTCTGATGCAACCTATCAAATTGAAAAGGCAAAAATTGCCATTGCGTCTGGTGGAATTCAAGGGGTAGGACCGGGGAAAAGTATACAGAAAAACTTTCTTCCTCAGTCTTCTTCAGATTTCATATTCGCCATAATCATTGAAGAGTATGGACTCATAGGAGGTGTAATTCTTCTCATGCTATATTCTTGGTTGTTGTTCAGGATCGTGATTGTTTCCCAAAAATCGGAAACCGTTTTTGGCAAACTTCTGGTTTTAGGAGTAGGCTTGCCAATTATTGCGCAAGCTTTGATAAATATGGCAGTTGCGGTGGAATTATTCCCGGTTACGGGGCAGACATTACCATTAATAAGTAGCGGAGGAACATCGATTTGGATGACCTGCCTAGCGATGGGAATTATACTCAGTGTTAGCGCCAAACGCGAGGAAATAATGGAGCGAGAATTTTTTGAAGACAATCCGCTTGAAATACTGAGCGAAGCGATTTAG
- a CDS encoding UDP-N-acetylglucosamine-N-acetylmuramylpentapeptide N-acetylglucosamine transferase produces the protein MDRKKSYRFILSGGGTGGHIYPALAIADELKDRFPNAKFLFVGAKDRMEMEKVPSAGYEIEGLWISGIRRKLTMSNLKFPLKLVSSLVRSKQIIKSFKPDVAIGTGGFASGPLLYAAASAGVPCLIQEQNSFPGITNKILAKQVDKVCVAYKGLEKFFPADKIKLTGNPIRKDLLFIDSKTVKAKDDFKLKHGKHTLLVLGGSLGARNINRLIEENLQFFKKENVQLIWQCGKLYYQDYRKYDQMESVQVHEFLNNMDMAYAAADIIISRAGASSVSELCVVGKPVIFIPSPNVAEDHQTKNAMAIVNEDSALIIKEDELEAKFKETVTSLVNSSSKQKELGENIKKLAMINATKDIVDEIEKLIKQ, from the coding sequence TTGGATAGAAAAAAATCATATCGATTTATTTTAAGCGGCGGAGGCACCGGAGGACATATCTATCCGGCTTTGGCAATTGCTGACGAATTAAAGGATCGGTTTCCCAATGCTAAATTTCTGTTTGTTGGCGCAAAGGATAGAATGGAAATGGAAAAGGTTCCAAGTGCTGGCTACGAGATCGAAGGTCTTTGGATTTCTGGGATACGTCGAAAATTAACCATGTCTAACCTAAAATTTCCATTGAAGTTGGTGAGTAGTCTGGTTAGGTCTAAACAAATTATTAAGTCATTTAAACCAGATGTTGCGATTGGTACCGGGGGTTTTGCGAGCGGTCCGCTATTATATGCGGCAGCTTCGGCAGGAGTTCCGTGTTTGATTCAAGAGCAGAATTCGTTTCCTGGAATCACCAATAAGATTTTGGCAAAACAAGTCGATAAAGTTTGTGTTGCTTATAAAGGTTTGGAGAAATTTTTTCCGGCTGATAAAATTAAATTGACCGGAAACCCAATTAGGAAGGACCTGTTGTTTATCGATTCTAAAACGGTGAAGGCAAAGGACGATTTCAAATTAAAACATGGTAAACATACTTTGCTAGTCTTAGGTGGAAGCCTTGGAGCGAGGAATATTAATAGACTCATCGAAGAAAATCTTCAGTTTTTTAAAAAGGAGAACGTACAGCTCATTTGGCAATGTGGTAAACTCTATTATCAAGATTATCGAAAATATGATCAGATGGAATCTGTGCAAGTGCATGAGTTTTTAAACAATATGGATATGGCTTACGCTGCCGCAGATATAATCATTTCTAGAGCCGGCGCGAGTTCCGTTTCTGAACTTTGCGTGGTCGGTAAGCCTGTGATTTTTATACCATCCCCAAATGTGGCCGAAGATCATCAGACAAAAAATGCAATGGCCATTGTAAATGAAGATTCGGCTCTGATTATTAAGGAAGATGAGTTGGAAGCGAAGTTTAAGGAAACGGTAACGAGTTTGGTAAATAGTAGTAGCAAGCAAAAAGAACTCGGAGAAAACATTAAGAAATTAGCGATGATAAATGCCACTAAGGATATCGTCGACGAAATCGAGAAATTAATAAAACAATAA
- a CDS encoding UDP-N-acetylmuramate--L-alanine ligase, translating to MISKFPNNTSYKTLLEEGLSMSKWKTFYFLGIGGIGMSALARYFVHLDKQVLGYDKTPTGLISNLKKLGIEVNFEDSKDSIDESKINPQDTMVVYTPAIPKDSVQLEYFREHGFTMLKRSEILGLITRNTTCFAVAGTHGKTTTSAILGHLLYECNVPMTAFLGGISQNYNSNFIYKGTEVTVVEADEYDRSFLTLSPDFACITSMDADHLDIYGDHQHLVESFEDFSRCLKLNGKMFVKTGLPIEGITYGVEDHSDYTATDVKIINGAYHFNLKTPNGLYKDFQFNLPGRHNLSNAIIALAMTVEYGCPHDQLAKAIASFKGVERRFNYHIKTDDLVFIDDYAHHPTEINAVHNAIKEMYPYKKNVVVFQPHLFSRTKDFADDFAKELSRFDAILLLDIYPAREKPMPGITSEWLMSKIQNPNKKLINKQQIVKELKSLKHDVVVTLGAGDIGEEINTVREGLSHEN from the coding sequence TTGATCAGTAAATTTCCAAATAATACAAGTTATAAAACTCTTCTAGAAGAGGGTTTAAGCATGTCTAAATGGAAGACTTTTTATTTTCTGGGTATTGGTGGAATCGGGATGAGTGCCTTGGCAAGATATTTTGTGCATTTGGATAAACAAGTGCTTGGATACGATAAAACCCCAACGGGATTAATTTCGAATTTGAAAAAATTAGGTATTGAAGTGAATTTTGAAGATTCTAAAGATTCGATTGATGAATCTAAAATAAATCCACAAGATACCATGGTGGTTTACACACCAGCTATTCCAAAAGATAGCGTGCAACTTGAATATTTTAGGGAACATGGATTTACCATGCTTAAGAGATCTGAAATATTGGGTCTCATTACCAGAAATACGACCTGTTTTGCGGTTGCAGGGACCCATGGTAAAACGACCACTTCTGCGATTCTTGGTCATTTGCTGTATGAATGCAATGTTCCAATGACCGCATTTTTAGGTGGAATAAGTCAAAATTATAATTCAAATTTTATCTATAAAGGTACAGAGGTAACAGTAGTAGAAGCGGATGAATACGACAGATCATTTCTGACGCTTTCGCCCGATTTTGCCTGTATAACTTCCATGGATGCTGATCACTTGGATATCTATGGAGACCATCAACATCTTGTAGAATCTTTTGAGGATTTTTCACGCTGCCTTAAGCTTAATGGGAAGATGTTCGTTAAGACCGGTTTGCCTATCGAAGGCATAACCTATGGTGTAGAAGATCATTCCGACTATACCGCTACCGATGTAAAAATTATCAACGGGGCTTATCATTTCAATTTAAAAACTCCTAACGGATTATATAAAGATTTTCAATTTAACCTACCTGGTAGACATAATTTGTCGAATGCAATAATTGCCTTAGCGATGACTGTAGAGTATGGTTGCCCTCACGACCAGCTCGCTAAGGCTATCGCATCCTTTAAAGGTGTTGAGCGCCGCTTTAATTATCACATTAAGACCGATGATTTGGTTTTTATAGATGATTATGCCCATCACCCAACCGAGATCAATGCAGTGCACAATGCGATAAAGGAAATGTATCCATATAAAAAAAATGTAGTCGTTTTTCAGCCACATCTGTTTAGTAGAACCAAGGATTTTGCTGATGATTTTGCAAAAGAACTTTCAAGGTTCGACGCCATTCTTTTGTTGGATATATATCCGGCGAGAGAGAAGCCAATGCCAGGAATAACCTCCGAATGGCTGATGTCGAAAATTCAAAATCCTAATAAAAAGCTTATTAATAAACAACAAATCGTAAAAGAGCTAAAAAGTTTAAAGCATGATGTTGTGGTAACATTGGGAGCTGGTGATATTGGCGAAGAAATCAATACAGTACGGGAAGGGCTTAGTCATGAAAATTAA